The genomic region ACACCCCTGCGGCAGTACCACGCCTTCTTCTTCGATACCCGGGGTAGGCTGGTGGACCGGTTCAGCCACCGATCCAAACAACCGGCCAGCAGGCGGCAGCAGTTCGTAGTGCCTGGAAATTCCGGCCAACGGCGTATCGTCCAGATCATCGGGATAGATCGCTGGGGGGCCCGACTGGAACCGGTTCATCTCAGCCTCTTTCCCGAAGAGGATACCACCAACCAGCGCAAATTTGAGCTCCAGATCGAACATCTGGACAACGGGATCATATTTCAGGTCAGTAGTGACTATTACCTACCGGTATCGCCCGAGATCCTCCTGCGCACTGGTGAGGGTATCCAACGATACCCTACCCGGATGGTCAGCCCGGTGGATTTCGTCTCTCCCACACTTTGTCTGGCCCGGGTAGTCGGTCTGAAAGAGGTGATCATTCGGGTAAACCTGAACCCGGCTTACGAGGTGCGCTTTCCAGTTGCTGGGGCCGTGATTGCTCCCGCGGAGCGGGGACGGCTTGCCGATCCGAGCGGGAACACCCTGCTGGAATTTCATCCGGAAACGTTCTACGACAGTACCTTCGTCTGGTTTTCCCCGGCCGATGTATCCCCGCCTGACGGCTCACGGTTCGTGATGCTCCCTGTGAAGGTCGGACCCTTCACCCGGCCTTTTAAAGAACCGATGGGACTGCAGATGCTGGTTCCCACCACTCGCCTCCTGCCGGACCATGCCGGTATATTCTACCTGGACCAGAAGACCGGCTGGGAGTTCATGACACCCGCCGGTCCCACGGACCCGGACAACCTTATCGAGACCCGGACCTATCGTGCCCTGACCACCAGCGCGGAGGTTTTCGCCCTCCTGGAAGAAACGGAACCACCACTCATCGAACTCAAGGCACCGGGAAATGGTGCCACCTATCGCCGGCGGGACCTGCGCCGGATTCATTTCAACGTCGAGGACCGCGTGGCTGGGATCAAGGACGAAACGGCCATTTCATTGACCCTGGACCGCAAGCCTCGGATCTTCGAGTACAATACCTTCCGGAAGGCCGTGACCTACGAACTACCGGCCCCGCTCCAGCGGGGAGAACATGAAATCGTGATTACCGCCAGCGACCAGCTGGGCAATACCGCCACCAGGACAGTCACCTTCTATATCAGGTAATGTTCATTCCCTATAAAGACGATAACCCTCGCATCCTCATTCCGTACGTGACTTACGCCATCCTGGCAGTGAATGTGCTGATCTTTATCTACCAGATTCTCCTGACAGGCACCGTAGCCCAGCACGCCTTCACCCTCCGTTTTGGTCTCGTCCCGGCTTATTTCTGGAGTGGGGATGCCCAGGCAGTCCTCGAATACAATCGGGAGCTGCTGAGCCGCTTCTACCAGCGAGCCCTTTTAAGCGACCTCGCGGAGGTGCAGCTACTGCCGCGTCCGGTGACCTTGTTCACCTCCCCCTTCCTGCACGCCGGTTGGATGCATATTATCGGCAACATGCTCTTTCTCTACGTCTTCGCCGATAATGTGGAGGGAGCTCTGGGGCATGTAAGGTTCGCTCTGTTCTATCTCCTGACGGCGCTTGCCGCCGGGCTGTTGCACCTGATGGTCGTCCCCAGCAGCATGGTCCCGGTGGTAGGTGCCAGCGGGGCCATCTCAGGGGTAATGGGTGGCTATCTGGTGCGCTATCCCCGCGTACGGATCCACGTACTGGTTTTCATCTTCATTTTCATCACCACTCTGCGCCTGCCTGCCACTATTGTTCTCGGAATGTGGTTCCTGATACAGGCCATCTACGGCCTGGTGAGTCTGCCGATGCAGCTGTCGGGCGGCGTAGCGTGGTTCGAGCATATCGGCGGGTTTGCAGCTGGTTTTTCCTACATGGCAATTTCGACACGGGGCCGTAAATTCCGTTTCAAGCATGGTGGATATTTCTGAGCTAATTGCACAGGCGCGCTTGGCCCAAGCGCGAGCTAGAGCGCCCCACAGCGGCTATCCTGTAGGTGCCGCCGTCCTGGCTGACTCTGGTAAGATCTACCCCGGATGCAACATTGAGTCCGATGCCTTTCCCACCACCATCTGCGCCGAACGCGTGGCCATTTTCGGGGCCATTGCTGCGGGCGAGACCGGCTTCAAGGCCCTGGCCATTGTCTCCAATGATGGCTGCGGCTTGCCTTGCGGCGCCTGCCGCCAGGTGATTTACGAACAATGCGGCGAGATCCCCATCTACGTGCTGGGGCCTGACCGACAGTCTCGAAAAGAGTTCTCCACAGCACAACTCCTACCCTACCCCTTTGACCTCAAGAAAACCTAAATCCAACGCCATACTGATCGGGATTGCGGGAGGTACAGGCTCGGGTAAAACCTCCATCGCCAAAGCGCTGATGAAAGAACTGGGACGCGAGGATGTAGTGGTGCTGGAGCAGGATTCCTATTATCAT from Candidatus Neomarinimicrobiota bacterium harbors:
- a CDS encoding cytidine deaminase, giving the protein MAQARARAPHSGYPVGAAVLADSGKIYPGCNIESDAFPTTICAERVAIFGAIAAGETGFKALAIVSNDGCGLPCGACRQVIYEQCGEIPIYVLGPDRQSRKEFSTAQLLPYPFDLKKT
- a CDS encoding rhomboid family intramembrane serine protease, which encodes MFIPYKDDNPRILIPYVTYAILAVNVLIFIYQILLTGTVAQHAFTLRFGLVPAYFWSGDAQAVLEYNRELLSRFYQRALLSDLAEVQLLPRPVTLFTSPFLHAGWMHIIGNMLFLYVFADNVEGALGHVRFALFYLLTALAAGLLHLMVVPSSMVPVVGASGAISGVMGGYLVRYPRVRIHVLVFIFIFITTLRLPATIVLGMWFLIQAIYGLVSLPMQLSGGVAWFEHIGGFAAGFSYMAISTRGRKFRFKHGGYF